The sequence below is a genomic window from Cucumis melo cultivar AY chromosome 5, USDA_Cmelo_AY_1.0, whole genome shotgun sequence.
AAGCGATTGTGTAGTCCAAAATGTAAATGATTTGttaaaaactttaaatctaACGACCGTGTTGATCATGCTAAACGATTATGTTAACTATGATAagtgattgtttagatcatgtcaacacaatcatttatgtcattttaaatgatgagaaaaaagactttaaatttaaatgatcctgttgaccatggtaaacgatcatgttgacaatgataaacgatcgtttaaattatgtaaaaaatgatatttagattatgtcaaaatgatatttcgACGATCTTGAAATTATTGaatatgagaaagatgaagTAATTTTAAGAAATCTTATCGAAAATAGCATGGATGAAATatgagatttaaatagaagaatgaatcgtttaaaaataataaaaaaaaaaaaaacatagaaaagGAGATGTAGAAATgtgaaagagaaaataaatagattacaaagaaaaagaaggagagGTAAGGAATTGTCTACAATATTTGCTGAAATTTACGAAAATATTATATGGGCTTTatgaattttttcttttggttagAGGGAGAGTAAAAATATTTGTGTTTGTAAAATTAACCTAAATTGAAcctttatttttaatttttaataatttactaattaattaatccAAATATTTGCCCGCCGCGAACTACCCATTAAGAATGAAACACATGCTTGACGCTTCCGTTATTCTCATAACAttgtttttgtttataattgtttttttaaagcCACCATTCAAAGGCTTACAGAAGGTTGAGGGAAATTTTTTGACACACCACCGAAATTCCAAGAGCAAAATCCGCAATTTTTTTCTCTGTTAGAACAATCTACCAACGCACGCACACAAGAACGAAGCTAGCAGAGGAGATCTGCCAGATTGCTGTTCGTTGTACCCCCACAGATCTCCTCGTGTCCGATCCGATCGGAATCTGCCTCTTTTATATCCTGGGATTTTTTTTCTAACAACATTTTCCCCCTACCCCAATTCCCAATTTTCCCTTTTTTGGTTTCCCCGTCATTTTCCCCAccccttttttttcttatcaatttCGTTTTCCTTTTCTGCTAATTTTACTCTCCCACTGTTTGGTTTAGATTCATTGTATTTGCCCCGGGGGTTgattggtttggtttggtttgtgAGGTTGTGTTTTTATACCCGCAAATGGTGTCACCATGAGGATTTTGGGCTTGTTTGTGTTTGTTTTCTTCAGCTGGGGGTTGTTTTGATGGCTTCGGCTCAGGTTTTGCCCAATTCGATGGCTTCGACTCGAAAATTAGAGCATTTGGAAGCAGGGAAGCGTCGGGTACCgatttttcttccctttttacTTGTTCATGTTTTTGCTTTCATCTGAATGTAATTCAAATCTTCAGTTTGGGTTGGATGTTTTCTGGGATATGTCTTTGTCTACGTTTTTATTTGAATGCATTGGTTATTAAAGAGCGAGATTCTGTAAGCAATAGGATGGTTGAGTGGGGATTAATTGACAACGATCGAGCTGCTTGAGCAATCTTTGATTTGAATTTTCACATTGAAGGAACTAAAATATGTTATTTGCCTTAGAAAgtgtttgtttttaatttttcacaTTTTCCGAATTCTATACTCAATGCTTTAGATGGCTGATTTTATGGAGGTTGATGAGCTAACTTATGGGTCTATGACGAGCCATTGCCTTGAGGATGGCAGTAGTTTTTCGAGCCATATATATTGTTTATAATTTTGGACTTGAGCTTTGAACGAAAGATTGGACATTGGATTTATCAACCTGCACATAGTTCTTAGAGCGGAGGATGAGGTTTTTCGAGAGGAAGGGGAGAAACGTAATTCCCTATGTTTTCCTCTTCCAACTATCTGACGATAACTTGTTTTCTCAATGCTTGTACTCTTTTCCGAATGTTTTAGGCTGTGGGGTCGATATTAATTGGACCTATGATAGGGAATTGACCTACCTTCTGGCGCCTGTTTGATAGCTTTAAGCACATTCCATAGCATTTTTATCTACTAGTTTTGTTTAGGAATAAAGATAAGACTTTTCAGCGAGGGAATGAAAAGAGTTGCATCTATAAGCAGGCAGAAAGGTCTTTAACTAAAGGAGACTACAGTAAAGAGCTCATATCAGTAAAGTTGTGAAGTCGTGCAGTTATATGAAGGTTTAGTCAGCATATTTTCAAACTTTGATATGGTTTTGATGAACCTTTTTCTTGGACAGTTGGTTACATGTGGCTCGTGCTTCTATAGTAAACTTTATGATGCTCATTGCTCATACTTTTAGATGCATTTAGATAGTTGagttaattttattaattttttttattgacgGTCATTTTCTCTCATTAAATTGGTTCTTCCTTTTGTCTGCTCAAGGCTTTATCATTGAAacccttttttccttttaaaaaaatgcaCATCATTGATTATTGGATGTTCTCCCCCATGTCATTTTCTTAATCGCTTCTTCCATTGCTTCtgtttttgaaaaagaaattgagtACTTTCTTTTCCTTACAGTTAGAGGAGTTCAGAAAGAAAAAAGCAGCAGAGCGAGTAAAGAAAGCTGCGCTACCCAGCCAAAATCACGTTTCAGATGCTGGCTCCGAGGAGAAGAAGCCTTTAGAATCTGAACATGCTCAAAGGATTACTGATTCTGATGGAGCCACAACAACAAACGGAGCAGGCAGATCTGCTATTGAATCATCTTCTGCTCCGGTCAAAGATGATAGACATGCAGATGACTTTTCTCAAAACATTGATCAAAATGCGTTGAATGAAAAACATGCTAGCTATCCTTTTTCAAGAAATACCGATGGAGTCTTCTCCACTGATCCAGTGAAGCAACCATCAAATGGTCAAGAAATTAATAGATTCAATGGTTCGAGGCTTTTTGGAACCTCAGATGTTAATCGTAGAAATGAGATATTAGAGATAAATAAAGACAGCAAAGTAATCAATGGACCCGAGGCTAGAATTTCGTTTCAGAGTGCATTTGGCATTAACCCTCAAGCAACTGAAGGGACCGATAGCATTATTAGTCAATCTGCTCGCCATGGGGTGGATGGACTACCCTTTAGGAGAGACAGTCAAGAGAATTCTATGCTTAAAACTTCTGGTTCTTTGTTTTCTGCAAATATTTCTCCACAGAGTACTGTTGCCAATTTTCAAGATACTGATTCCAGTAGTAACAATAATTTGGCTAGTGGACATTCTTTCCAGTCATCTTATGATGGTAATATTATATGGATTTTGGTTTCCATATATCTTGTCATGTATGATTAATTTTCTAGTCTTTTTCATGTTCTATACCAGGGAAGATTGATGCTAACAGtctgttttatttttttggtaggCTTATTTAATAATTCGACTAGAAAAGGATATAATTCCCCTGAAGTTGGGGAAAGCATGCACAGAAGTTTCGAATTCGTCAACAATCAGCCGTTTGATCTTGAACAGGGAAACCCCATTGATGTGACTGATTTTACTAGAATCAAGCCTGCATCTGTGCAGTCATCTGAATCTGCTGGCTTGGATGCTGATATTAGACTCCCCTCCAACTATGAACCCCCATACACTGCATCATCTGAAAATAGTTTTAGGAGATCTCGCCCATCATTTCTTGATTCTCTTTCTGTACCTAAGGCTCCTTCAGGAAGTTTTCTTGGACATGCTGAACGTGATAAGGAATCTAGAATATCTGGTGGGTTTGAATTTAACAAAGATGGCCCAGCATCCTTCTCCTTTCAGAACTCTATAAAATCTGATGGATTTAGAACAGATGAACGTGATGGCTCAGAGTCATTAACTTCACGGAAGCCATTAAAGGATGTGAAAACATTGGGAACTCCCTCACATTTTTCCTCTCAAAACACTTCCGTGTCGTATAGCAATTCATTTCCTCCTTCAGTTTTTCCTGTTAAGGACCAGCCAATTATAGGAATAGAGAATAATACTATGGAGAGGAAACATGAGCTTTATTCATCCAagcaaaatgaagattttgctGCTCTGGAACAGGTACTTCTATATTTGGTCTGGTCATTGAATCCGGAATTTGTTCATCTAATATGTAAAGTCACCACAATGACCTATATGCCAGGAAAGATTATGTAAATGCTCATTTCGAATTTTTATTTACAGTTCATAAGAAACTAAAAGGTAATTTACTGTGTTCCTGTAGTTGCAATCTGAATGGAGATGGGTTTTGTCTGAACCCTTTCTACAGCTTTTACATCTGGAAAAGTTGATGAGTTGAGAAAATTATGCAGTtatactttatatttaaatatttaatccACTATACTTCTCAGAGTACTAAGTTTTTCCCCATTATTTTCCTGTTAGAACCAATTACTTTTGACGTTTATGTAAAATTGAGTACTCTCTCTCTCaaaccattattattattacaaacAACTTCATTAAAGATGTGACCAAAAAGGAGTGAAACTTGTTCTAAGTTACATAAACTtgagaatttaaaatttgagttaTTGTGTACC
It includes:
- the LOC103499472 gene encoding protein BLISTER isoform X1, giving the protein MASAQVLPNSMASTRKLEHLEAGKRRLEEFRKKKAAERVKKAALPSQNHVSDAGSEEKKPLESEHAQRITDSDGATTTNGAGRSAIESSSAPVKDDRHADDFSQNIDQNALNEKHASYPFSRNTDGVFSTDPVKQPSNGQEINRFNGSRLFGTSDVNRRNEILEINKDSKVINGPEARISFQSAFGINPQATEGTDSIISQSARHGVDGLPFRRDSQENSMLKTSGSLFSANISPQSTVANFQDTDSSSNNNLASGHSFQSSYDGLFNNSTRKGYNSPEVGESMHRSFEFVNNQPFDLEQGNPIDVTDFTRIKPASVQSSESAGLDADIRLPSNYEPPYTASSENSFRRSRPSFLDSLSVPKAPSGSFLGHAERDKESRISGGFEFNKDGPASFSFQNSIKSDGFRTDERDGSESLTSRKPLKDVKTLGTPSHFSSQNTSVSYSNSFPPSVFPVKDQPIIGIENNTMERKHELYSSKQNEDFAALEQHIEDLTQEKFSLQRALEASRTLAESLAAENSSLTDSYNKQRSVVDQLKSDMEMLQEEMKIQMVELESIKLEYANAQLECNAADERAKLIASEVIGLEEKALRLRSNELKLERQLENLEAEISSYKKKMSSMEKERHDFQSTIEALQEEKKLLQSKLRKASASGKSIDISNPSNKKDMATSTEDLVVVDTSPSTFNHEESLTEDDDSRAPMLLQNATTEVSSVIIPSDHMRMIENINALIAELAIEKEELTKALASELASSSKLKEMNKELSRKLEAQTQRLELLTAQSMAGEIVPARLPDSRATRDEDIVLADEGDEVVERVLGWIMKLFPSGPSRRRTSKLL
- the LOC103499472 gene encoding protein BLISTER isoform X2, producing the protein MASAQVLPNSMASTRKLEHLEAGKRRLEEFRKKKAAERVKKAALPSQNHVSDAGSEEKKPLESEHAQRITDSDGATTTNGAGRSAIESSSAPVKDDRHADDFSQNIDQNALNEKHASYPFSRNTDGVFSTDPVKQPSNGQEINRFNGSRLFGTSDVNRRNEILEINKDSKVINGPEARISFQSAFGINPQATEGTDSIISQSARHGVDGLPFRRDSQENSMLKTSGSLFSANISPQSTVANFQDTDSSSNNNLASGHSFQSSYDGLFNNSTRKGYNSPEVGESMHRSFEFVNNQPFDLEQGNPIDVTDFTRIKPASVQSSESAGLDADIRLPSNYEPPYTASSENSFRRSRPSFLDSLSVPKAPSGSFLGHAERDKESRISGGFEFNKDGPASFSFQNSIKSDGFRTDERDGSESLTSRKPLKDVKTLGTPSHFSSQNTSVSYSNSFPPSVFPVKDQPIIGIENNTMERKHELYSSKQNEDFAALEQHIEDLTQEKFSLQRALEASRTLAESLAAENSSLTDSYNKQRSVVDQLKSDMEMLQEEMKIQMVELESIKLEYANAQLECNAADERAKLIASEVIGLEEKALRLRSNELKLERQLENLEAEISSYKKKMSSMEKERHDFQSTIEALQEEKKLLQSKLRKASASGKSIDISNPSNKKDMATSTEDLVVDTSPSTFNHEESLTEDDDSRAPMLLQNATTEVSSVIIPSDHMRMIENINALIAELAIEKEELTKALASELASSSKLKEMNKELSRKLEAQTQRLELLTAQSMAGEIVPARLPDSRATRDEDIVLADEGDEVVERVLGWIMKLFPSGPSRRRTSKLL